In Halorientalis sp. LT38, a genomic segment contains:
- a CDS encoding DUF7139 domain-containing protein, whose protein sequence is MTNIADVYDGGVGGVAGRRQRAVGLSLFGVGAAMVVAAILVATTGLADLFGLTTFGARELAGVLAGLGLPAAFLGSFVLLPASRRARAAAVIGASLSVFGVVLFREAYPYRWVGATGGTDLTLPVVVVYFLGTSTLFWCLFLAVAKFKTRTDPGGTVRMEVTDEGTTRILEVTGSVPGLGGVGLFGNEPDGEVETQTNRADEGDVLYSREEPETPVGAQQAASDGGAATQSADGMADAEPVPDEVVEAASTRGQPDPYCGNCEHFQYVRVDGEIRPACTLHTEVMSDMESCDDWQANN, encoded by the coding sequence ATGACCAACATTGCGGACGTCTACGACGGCGGCGTGGGCGGCGTCGCGGGCCGACGGCAGCGAGCCGTCGGCCTCTCGCTGTTCGGCGTCGGGGCGGCGATGGTCGTCGCCGCGATCCTCGTCGCGACGACCGGCCTCGCCGACCTGTTCGGGCTGACGACCTTCGGTGCGCGGGAACTCGCCGGCGTGCTCGCTGGCCTCGGGTTACCGGCGGCCTTCCTCGGTAGTTTCGTCCTGCTCCCCGCCTCCCGTCGCGCACGGGCGGCGGCGGTGATCGGCGCGAGCCTCTCGGTGTTCGGCGTCGTCCTCTTCCGCGAAGCCTACCCCTACCGCTGGGTCGGCGCGACCGGTGGGACGGACCTGACGCTCCCCGTCGTGGTCGTCTACTTCCTGGGAACCAGCACCCTGTTCTGGTGTCTGTTCCTGGCCGTCGCGAAGTTCAAGACCCGGACCGACCCCGGCGGCACAGTACGAATGGAAGTCACCGACGAAGGGACGACACGGATCCTGGAAGTCACCGGCTCGGTGCCCGGCCTCGGCGGCGTCGGCCTGTTCGGTAACGAACCCGACGGCGAGGTCGAGACACAGACCAACCGCGCTGACGAGGGCGACGTCCTCTACAGCCGCGAGGAGCCCGAGACGCCGGTCGGTGCCCAGCAGGCCGCCAGTGACGGGGGCGCAGCGACCCAGAGCGCAGACGGGATGGCCGACGCGGAGCCGGTCCCCGACGAGGTCGTCGAAGCCGCCTCGACCCGCGGCCAGCCAGACCCCTACTGCGGGAACTGCGAGCACTTCCAGTACGTCCGCGTGGACGGCGAGATTCGCCCGGCCTGTACGCTCCACACCGAGGTCATGTCGGACATGGAGTCCTGCGACGACTGGCAGGCCAACAACTGA